Part of the Hevea brasiliensis isolate MT/VB/25A 57/8 chromosome 16, ASM3005281v1, whole genome shotgun sequence genome is shown below.
TCTGGACGCGTATCCTAATAATTCTCTTTTCATTTGCTTTGTTTCTCCGTTAGCGCAAATGGCGTTTGTCACTGCCAATGCTGGAGTTAAAGTTAATATCAAGAGTCAACCAGATGCGTTCTGGACTCATATTCAACTGTCCACAAATTGGTTTCGTGTTGCCGTTCCTGACCTATATACATCAATAGTATTGCCAGATCCCAGTAACAGTGCGGTGCGCACAGTCACGTATGGCCAAAGTACGTACACGCTCCAAGATATTTCTTTGGTCTTTTATATGTACTTGAAAAGCATGCCAGAATATATATGCTATGATTAACGTGCCTGGTGGTTTTGTAGGTTCTCAGAATATCAAATCCTCGACTGAGCGCATCACTGAAAACAGTCAGACAAAATTAACTTGCACTGTAACTGCCGGTGATATCCTCCAAAAATATAAAGTCAACACCTTCAGGCTATAATACTTTACCCAAATGACAAATGGGTGGAATGGAACTGGACCTACAATTATTTCCCAGaggaccaaaaaaatgttattgacCTTGATGCAGAGATTGCAGAGATTGCAGTGAAGACGCTGGCAAAACTTGATAACTATCTTAAAAAATAGTAGCTCTAAATTGCATGGACGACCTCACAGCATACATATACTAATCTAAATAAAGCAGACTCCTACTCTTATGTATGCTTAATGCTTTACACTTGTTATGCTTATGTAtatcttaatttaaataaaatctaaCCTTATGGCTGGTTCATATGGTATTGCTTCGATCCTCTATTTCCTATTTCACTAAtcttattttgatttattttgtttTGCACTTTTTCGAATTACAGTATGAGGTTAAGTTTGTAATTTTGCTATGGTGTGCTTTTTGTTTGTATTTTATATCATTTATGCCCTGCTTAGATAGAGTATGTTAGGATAGCCTATTGGCGTAGGTATTAGTTAGTGTCCTTGTGctaaatttttcctaattttattattgaaattttgtttatataaaaaaataaaaattacaaaaatagtgCCTCATGATTATGCTCTTTTTCAAGTGAGGTCCTGAACTTAAGTTTATAATAAACAGATATCTTATTATTTCACATACCA
Proteins encoded:
- the LOC131174817 gene encoding uncharacterized protein LOC131174817; translated protein: MAFVTANAGVKVNIKSQPDAFWTHIQLSTNWFRVAVPDLYTSIVLPDPSNSAVRTVTYGQSSQNIKSSTERITENSQTKLTCTVTAGDILQKYKVNTFRL